Proteins encoded in a region of the Streptomyces sp. NBC_01381 genome:
- a CDS encoding AAA family ATPase gives MNRHAERELPPFIGRSAELGALQELLSAAVGGHASVVLLTGEAGIGKTSLLDEVVAAAAGRGITVGRARGAALEREFAFGVARQLFGGLLAETGDPPRDGSFDALPGAQASLATHHALYRLMGSLAGQTPLLLAVDDAHLADAPSLRFLAYAVQRFAALPVLLVLCTTEGEQPHAEEPLQDLAAAARPIPLAALEPDEVAHLVRWAVGDSADEDLVLACCEVTGGNPFLLAELLRTLEQRGGHRAEITAQHVRGLGSPVVAERLRSRFRTCPDAATLAHAVAVLGDRAEFGLASELAGLDLAAAAHALDTLVEMKVLQNTYPLAFIHSFVRNAVLEGAPAGARIAAHARAAQLLRGAQAPAEQIAAHLLHTGSVVLPWAADVLCRAAQLAEARGAPDAAATYLQHALHQPLTAQQHAAVLCELGSAELAFNPTTGIARLRSALDGAADAHEAARVAISLVPALCMVSAHEEAVDVADAVLAGLDPDDRDLTWALGSMAMASQFLRMETVADAHARIERLATEVPDRPDLQRSRLAFLAAIKGWHGESREEVVRFTRQALARADGLFFRPPGYYSLYALARTDDSGAIEECYAVGDRIARECGSPRAGAVMAVAHGLQSFASGDLAEAATRFSAALRTFEDCGTVLETDTDAMPCIAWLVDVLVAAGRVDEAGELLSRCGLLTSRLPELLHHNFVLCARGGLRIAQGDLHGAIEDLEECGRRAEVWQLRNPAALPWRSRAAAAYTALGRHERARELAEAELHDARRWGTPRAIGVALHTLGTAVGGDEGAELLTEAVTALETSPSRLALAAALLDSGALAQAQGRPEAARTALRRSADLARERGAEPVAAQAEEYLAQLAPDPREIRGPAPHGLTRQEHRVALMAKHGLTNRQIAEQLCVTLRAVEFHLSGAYRKLGVKRDGLAAMLLPDSHSHSRPSLSALSAA, from the coding sequence TTGAATCGCCACGCGGAACGAGAGCTTCCTCCCTTCATCGGGCGGAGCGCCGAACTGGGCGCGCTGCAGGAGTTGTTGTCGGCGGCCGTCGGCGGCCACGCCTCGGTCGTCCTTCTCACCGGTGAGGCCGGCATCGGGAAGACCTCGCTGCTCGATGAGGTGGTGGCCGCGGCTGCAGGGCGCGGTATCACCGTGGGACGCGCCCGTGGTGCTGCGCTGGAGCGCGAGTTCGCCTTCGGTGTCGCCCGCCAGCTTTTCGGGGGACTGCTCGCGGAGACCGGCGACCCGCCGCGCGACGGCAGCTTCGACGCGCTGCCCGGCGCCCAGGCGAGCCTTGCGACCCATCACGCGCTGTACCGGCTGATGGGCTCGCTCGCCGGCCAAACCCCGCTGCTCCTGGCCGTCGATGATGCCCACCTCGCTGACGCCCCCTCCTTGCGCTTCCTGGCGTACGCGGTGCAGCGCTTCGCGGCGCTGCCCGTCCTGCTGGTCCTGTGCACGACGGAGGGCGAGCAGCCGCACGCCGAGGAACCGCTGCAGGACCTGGCCGCGGCGGCGCGGCCGATCCCGCTGGCGGCTCTGGAGCCCGACGAGGTCGCGCACTTGGTGCGGTGGGCGGTGGGCGACAGTGCCGATGAGGATCTCGTCCTGGCGTGCTGCGAGGTGACCGGGGGGAATCCGTTCCTGCTGGCCGAGCTGCTACGCACGCTGGAGCAGCGAGGCGGCCACCGGGCCGAGATCACCGCGCAGCATGTGCGCGGGCTGGGCTCGCCCGTGGTGGCGGAGCGCCTGCGGTCGCGGTTCAGGACATGCCCCGATGCCGCCACGCTGGCCCACGCCGTCGCCGTTCTCGGCGACCGGGCGGAATTCGGCCTCGCTTCGGAACTGGCCGGGCTCGACCTGGCCGCCGCGGCGCACGCCCTGGACACCCTGGTCGAGATGAAGGTGCTGCAGAACACCTACCCGCTGGCCTTCATCCACTCCTTCGTCCGCAACGCCGTACTGGAAGGCGCCCCCGCCGGCGCCCGGATCGCCGCGCACGCCAGGGCCGCGCAGCTGCTGCGCGGGGCCCAGGCGCCAGCCGAGCAGATCGCCGCCCACCTGCTGCATACGGGCAGCGTGGTACTGCCCTGGGCGGCCGACGTACTGTGCCGGGCCGCGCAGCTGGCCGAGGCGCGGGGCGCGCCCGACGCAGCCGCGACGTATCTGCAGCACGCCCTGCATCAGCCTCTGACGGCACAGCAGCACGCCGCTGTGCTGTGCGAGCTGGGCAGCGCGGAGCTCGCCTTCAACCCCACCACGGGCATCGCCCGGCTGCGATCAGCGCTGGACGGGGCGGCCGACGCGCACGAGGCCGCGCGGGTGGCGATCAGCCTCGTCCCCGCGCTGTGCATGGTCTCCGCGCACGAGGAGGCCGTTGACGTGGCCGACGCCGTGCTCGCCGGACTCGACCCGGACGACCGTGACCTCACCTGGGCGCTGGGCTCGATGGCGATGGCGTCGCAGTTCCTGCGGATGGAGACGGTGGCCGACGCCCATGCGCGGATCGAGCGGCTGGCGACGGAGGTGCCCGACCGACCCGACCTGCAGAGGTCCCGGCTGGCGTTCCTGGCCGCGATCAAGGGCTGGCACGGCGAGTCGCGCGAGGAAGTCGTGCGGTTCACGCGCCAGGCGCTGGCCAGAGCGGATGGGCTCTTCTTCCGCCCGCCCGGCTACTACTCGCTGTACGCACTGGCCCGCACCGACGATTCTGGGGCCATCGAGGAGTGCTACGCGGTGGGCGACCGCATCGCCCGGGAGTGCGGCTCGCCGCGGGCCGGCGCCGTCATGGCGGTGGCCCACGGGCTGCAGTCGTTCGCCTCCGGGGACCTGGCGGAAGCCGCCACTCGTTTCTCGGCCGCCCTGCGGACCTTCGAGGATTGCGGCACTGTCCTTGAGACCGACACCGACGCGATGCCGTGCATCGCCTGGCTCGTCGACGTCCTCGTGGCGGCCGGGCGGGTGGATGAGGCAGGGGAGTTGCTGTCCCGGTGCGGCCTGCTGACGAGCAGGCTCCCCGAACTCCTCCACCACAACTTCGTCCTGTGCGCCAGGGGCGGACTGCGGATCGCGCAGGGCGATCTGCACGGCGCCATCGAGGACTTGGAGGAGTGCGGCCGCCGAGCCGAGGTGTGGCAGCTGCGTAACCCTGCCGCGCTCCCCTGGAGGTCGCGGGCCGCCGCGGCCTACACCGCACTCGGCCGCCACGAGCGCGCCCGGGAGCTGGCCGAGGCCGAGCTGCACGACGCCCGGCGATGGGGGACACCCCGCGCCATCGGCGTCGCCCTGCACACACTGGGCACGGCGGTCGGCGGCGACGAGGGGGCCGAACTGCTCACCGAGGCCGTGACGGCTCTGGAAACCTCGCCCTCCCGGCTCGCCCTGGCCGCAGCCCTGCTGGACTCCGGCGCTCTCGCCCAGGCACAAGGCCGCCCGGAGGCCGCCCGCACCGCGCTGCGCCGGTCGGCCGACCTGGCCCGTGAGCGCGGGGCCGAGCCGGTCGCGGCCCAGGCAGAGGAGTACCTGGCCCAACTCGCCCCGGACCCACGCGAGATA
- a CDS encoding transglycosylase SLT domain-containing protein has product MSRWTVIIPTFRSFTRGLVAGVGGAVLVIPVIGATAAAAAPASVHTATAVKVAAPAVAAARPIAAAAPAGQASTSRDAAPGRADRFVRPTSLTTQNTAAVTDVSPYTNNLDGWIKQSLDIMAKDGIPGTYDGIYRNVMRESSGNPLAINNWDSNAVAGTPSEGLLQVIQPTFAAFHVSGTSIDLYDPVANITAACNYAAKTYGSIDNVHGAY; this is encoded by the coding sequence ATGTCCCGTTGGACCGTCATCATCCCCACCTTCCGCTCGTTCACCCGGGGCCTCGTCGCCGGTGTGGGCGGGGCCGTGCTCGTCATTCCGGTGATCGGCGCGACTGCGGCCGCTGCCGCACCGGCATCGGTGCACACCGCCACTGCGGTCAAGGTCGCAGCGCCTGCCGTCGCGGCCGCCAGGCCGATCGCCGCGGCAGCCCCTGCCGGCCAGGCGAGTACTTCCCGGGACGCCGCGCCTGGCCGGGCCGACCGCTTCGTACGCCCGACCAGCCTCACCACCCAGAACACCGCTGCGGTGACGGACGTGTCGCCGTACACCAACAACCTCGACGGCTGGATCAAGCAGTCGCTGGACATCATGGCCAAGGACGGCATCCCGGGCACCTATGACGGCATCTACCGCAACGTCATGCGCGAGTCGTCGGGCAACCCCCTCGCCATCAACAACTGGGACTCCAACGCGGTGGCCGGAACGCCCTCCGAGGGACTCCTCCAGGTGATCCAGCCCACGTTCGCCGCCTTCCACGTCTCCGGTACGTCCATAGACCTCTACGACCCGGTCGCCAACATCACCGCCGCGTGCAACTACGCCGCCAAGACCTACGGGTCGATAGACAACGTCCACGGGGCCTACTGA
- a CDS encoding ABC transporter substrate-binding protein has product MHAARRRLTAAAAAVTVALSGASCSQGGAGARNAAGIVRASWGDPQNPLEPANTNEVQGGKVMGMIFRGLKRYDPKTGRARNMVAESIISGDQQNFTITLKPGWTFSDGTPVTAKSFVDAWNYAALVTNKQINAPFFGYIEGYEQVHPEAPDAAPSATTMSGLKIVDERTFTVRLTQKFSTWPQTLGYTAFVPLPEVFFTDHDTWLRKPVGNGPYTVDSYTKGTGMKLSRSKNYHGPDRARNGGVELKVYTDSNTAYTDLQAGNLDVSDDIPAFQLPNVAKDLGQRYINQPVGVTHALSFPMYRHQFGSDTALKLRQGLSMAIDRAQITKTIYHGTYVPATDWTSPVLQRTGGYRPGLCGQLCTYNPQRARQLIEAAGGLPGGKVTLTANVDTGSHRLWMEAVCNDINNVLGKDDACTVHPEATFAGFREQVVAGQMTGPFWSGWQMDYPLIQDFLQPLYYTKASGNDSGYSSKAFDKLVDQANAEDDTAAAVRTFQQAEQVLAEDFPVIPLWYQNGTAGYSSKVSDVALDAFDIPVFTDIKVSG; this is encoded by the coding sequence ATGCACGCAGCCAGGCGGCGGCTCACCGCAGCCGCCGCGGCCGTGACAGTGGCGCTGTCCGGGGCCTCATGCAGTCAGGGAGGGGCTGGCGCCCGCAATGCCGCGGGCATCGTGCGCGCATCCTGGGGCGATCCGCAGAACCCGCTGGAGCCGGCGAACACCAACGAGGTGCAGGGCGGCAAGGTCATGGGCATGATCTTCCGCGGGCTCAAGCGCTACGACCCCAAGACCGGCCGGGCCAGGAACATGGTGGCCGAGTCGATCATCTCGGGTGACCAGCAGAACTTCACCATCACGCTCAAGCCTGGCTGGACTTTCAGCGACGGCACCCCGGTGACCGCCAAGTCGTTCGTGGACGCCTGGAACTACGCGGCGCTGGTCACCAACAAACAAATCAACGCGCCGTTCTTCGGCTACATCGAGGGCTATGAGCAGGTCCACCCGGAGGCGCCGGACGCCGCCCCCTCGGCCACGACCATGTCCGGGCTGAAGATCGTGGACGAGCGCACCTTTACCGTCCGGTTGACACAGAAGTTCTCTACCTGGCCGCAGACGCTCGGCTACACCGCGTTCGTGCCGCTGCCGGAGGTGTTCTTCACCGACCACGACACCTGGCTGCGCAAGCCGGTCGGAAACGGCCCGTACACGGTGGACTCCTACACCAAGGGCACGGGCATGAAGCTCAGCAGGTCCAAGAACTACCACGGCCCGGACCGTGCCAGGAACGGCGGGGTGGAGCTGAAGGTCTACACCGACAGCAACACCGCCTACACCGATCTGCAGGCGGGCAACCTCGACGTCAGCGATGACATCCCGGCTTTCCAGCTACCCAACGTCGCCAAAGACCTCGGGCAGCGCTACATCAACCAGCCGGTAGGGGTCACCCACGCCCTTTCCTTCCCCATGTACCGGCATCAGTTCGGTTCGGACACCGCGCTGAAGCTGCGCCAGGGACTCTCGATGGCGATCGACCGCGCCCAGATCACCAAGACGATCTACCACGGCACCTACGTCCCGGCCACCGACTGGACCTCGCCGGTACTTCAACGGACGGGTGGCTACAGGCCTGGGCTGTGCGGGCAGCTCTGCACGTACAACCCGCAACGGGCCAGGCAGCTCATCGAAGCCGCGGGCGGGCTGCCGGGTGGCAAGGTGACCCTCACCGCCAACGTCGATACCGGCTCGCACCGGCTGTGGATGGAGGCGGTGTGCAACGACATCAACAACGTGCTGGGCAAGGACGACGCCTGCACCGTGCACCCGGAGGCCACCTTCGCCGGGTTTCGCGAGCAGGTCGTTGCCGGCCAGATGACCGGCCCGTTCTGGTCCGGCTGGCAGATGGACTATCCGCTGATCCAGGACTTCCTGCAGCCGCTCTACTACACCAAGGCCTCGGGCAACGACTCCGGCTACAGCAGCAAGGCGTTCGACAAGCTGGTGGACCAGGCCAACGCAGAGGACGACACGGCCGCGGCGGTGCGCACGTTCCAGCAGGCCGAGCAGGTACTTGCCGAGGACTTCCCGGTCATCCCGCTGTGGTATCAAAACGGCACCGCAGGTTACTCCAGCAAAGTGTCCGACGTCGCGCTCGACGCGTTCGACATCCCGGTGTTCACCGACATCAAGGTGTCGGGATGA